CCTCGGTCTGCCAGGGGTCGGGCTCGCCCAGGTGGCCGCGGTCGCTGATCAGCATGAGCAGGGGGATCTTGTAGAGCTGGGCCAGGGAGACGATGCCGTTGACCGACTGGAGCAGGCCGTGGTTCTGCATCAGCATGGCCGACCTGCGCCCGGCCAGGTGCGCCCCGGCCGACACCCCCACCCCCTCCTCCTCCTTGGCCAGGCGGACCAGGATCATCTCCGGGTCGTCCTCGGCCAGGCGGATCAGGTGGACCAGCCAGGTCTCGGGGAGGGCGGAGACGACCTCGACCCCGACCGCGACCAGCGCGTCGTAGACCAGTTTGGAGTGGCGCTCGGAGACCGGCATGGTCAGGCGCCCAGGTCGAGCAGCTGCTCGTGCTCCAGGCCGAGGTCGTTGACGACGTTCCAGTAAGCGACGGTGGCCGCCCGGGCCCCGGCCTGGGCGCATGGGGGCAGGTCGTCGCGGGCCAGCAGCGCCTTGGCCCGCCGGTACAGCTCCAGCAGCTCGTCCTCGGCCTCGGTGGTGGGCCGCCCGAGCAGGTCGGTGGTGGCTCCCATGGTCAGCCTCCGATCGGGGTGTCGCGCTCGTCCACGGTCCGGCGGGCCTTGAGCTCGAACCGGGGCAGCTCCCCCTCCCCGGCCCGCTCGACCTCGAACCGCAGGCCCTCGTGGGCCTCGGCCAGCGACTTGGCCAGCCGCTCGGCCATGTCGGCCCAGGCCTCGTCGCTGGTGCCGGGGGAGGGCTCGACCCGCAGGGCGATCCGGTCGAAGTAGCCCTCGCGGGTCAGGCGGAGCTGGAACTCCTCCACGTTGGGGAACTCGCGGACGATGCCCTCGACCGCCCGCGGGTAGACGTTGGTCCCCCGGACCAGCTTCATGTCGTCGACCCGGCCGAGGATG
The Actinomycetota bacterium genome window above contains:
- a CDS encoding thiamine pyrophosphate-binding protein — encoded protein: MPVSERHSKLVYDALVAVGVEVVSALPETWLVHLIRLAEDDPEMILVRLAKEEEGVGVSAGAHLAGRRSAMLMQNHGLLQSVNGIVSLAQLYKIPLLMLISDRGHLGEPDPWQTEGGRATRPILDALGIVHDELRDPAAVQLQVARGMTLAQASLAPVALLLTRDLMWEAIG